In Saccharolobus solfataricus, a genomic segment contains:
- the rnz gene encoding ribonuclease Z, with protein sequence MIQIFFLGTGAGSPSKKRKLPAFLVRREGVNILLDCGEGTQYTLMNYKLGINSIKIIGISHMHGDHVFGLLGVIASMGLLDRKETLYILGPRKLKDFLYTSFEYSKFNPSFKIEFIDNYNDENITISTFKTCHTIESQGYLIMEKDRVKIDEEKLEKEKIRDWRVIRKLKEGKTVEYNGKLLKPEDYLVIKRGSKVAYTGDTMPCQSVVDSVKGVDILIHDSTFLDEPSAYTYGHSNVTDAAKIALEASVKLLALTHISPRYEDVSEHLKMARRIFPKSILPDDLSYITIK encoded by the coding sequence GTGATTCAAATATTCTTTTTAGGTACGGGAGCAGGTTCCCCTTCTAAGAAGAGAAAATTACCAGCATTCTTGGTAAGGAGAGAGGGAGTAAACATTTTATTAGACTGTGGAGAAGGAACACAATATACGTTAATGAACTATAAGTTAGGAATAAATTCAATAAAAATCATAGGAATATCTCACATGCATGGAGATCACGTATTTGGACTACTAGGAGTGATTGCAAGCATGGGTCTTCTAGATAGAAAGGAGACATTATATATACTAGGCCCAAGAAAACTTAAGGATTTCCTATACACATCCTTCGAATACTCCAAATTCAATCCTTCATTCAAGATAGAGTTCATAGATAACTATAATGACGAGAATATTACAATTTCTACATTTAAAACTTGCCATACCATAGAGTCCCAAGGATATTTAATCATGGAAAAGGATAGAGTAAAAATAGATGAAGAAAAATTAGAAAAAGAAAAAATAAGAGATTGGAGAGTAATAAGAAAATTAAAAGAAGGAAAGACAGTGGAGTATAATGGCAAGTTATTAAAGCCTGAGGACTATTTAGTGATAAAGAGAGGATCGAAAGTAGCCTATACTGGAGATACTATGCCTTGTCAATCTGTAGTAGACTCTGTTAAAGGTGTCGATATCTTAATTCACGATTCAACATTCTTAGATGAACCCTCAGCTTATACGTACGGACATTCAAACGTAACAGATGCTGCAAAAATCGCTTTGGAAGCATCAGTTAAACTGTTAGCATTAACACACATAAGTCCCAGATATGAGGACGTAAGTGAGCATTTAAAAATGGCTAGGAGAATTTTCCCGAAATCCATTTTACCAGACGACCTATCTTACATAACTATTAAGTAG
- a CDS encoding TRM11 family SAM-dependent methyltransferase has translation MKTTSYAVLKGNNYFLSLAELRALLNDDNAEINYFTGVAIFEGNKGDIANRSARIKRSGELVYISDDPKKINEMLRGGCFWIKEDVIMGSQKDKLNAINYEIKRGVKVSKECEKIDIILTDGVIILGKIKGQIDSKSLHEHEKKPFSQSGTMNPETSRLLVNLSRPKKEVLDPFVGTGSILIEARWLNYECIGSDLDKAMLQKTKINLNYFNYYCSLLFSSATNLPFRQITSIATDPPYGRSTKNKGAELTQLYEEFFSSASETLTKGGFLVFATDSRFNFIDKLKENSFIIKGLHYLYSHKSLTRAIYVVQKK, from the coding sequence ATGAAAACTACATCCTATGCCGTATTAAAAGGGAACAACTATTTTTTGTCATTGGCCGAATTGAGAGCTCTGCTTAACGATGATAACGCTGAGATTAACTATTTCACTGGGGTAGCAATATTCGAAGGAAATAAAGGAGACATAGCTAACAGATCGGCTAGAATAAAAAGAAGTGGCGAACTTGTGTATATCTCAGATGATCCGAAAAAAATTAATGAGATGCTAAGAGGGGGATGTTTCTGGATAAAGGAAGACGTAATAATGGGCTCTCAAAAGGATAAGTTGAATGCAATAAATTACGAGATAAAAAGAGGAGTAAAAGTGTCGAAGGAATGCGAGAAAATTGACATAATACTAACTGACGGAGTGATTATATTGGGAAAAATAAAGGGACAAATTGACTCTAAAAGTCTCCATGAACACGAGAAGAAACCATTCTCTCAGTCTGGAACAATGAACCCTGAGACTTCGAGATTACTGGTAAACCTCTCTAGACCTAAAAAAGAAGTACTTGATCCTTTCGTCGGTACTGGATCAATATTAATAGAAGCAAGATGGTTGAACTATGAGTGTATAGGAAGTGACTTAGATAAAGCAATGTTACAAAAGACCAAAATAAACCTAAATTATTTCAATTACTATTGTAGTTTATTATTCTCTTCTGCTACTAATTTACCATTTCGCCAAATAACGTCAATAGCAACGGATCCCCCATATGGAAGATCAACTAAAAATAAGGGTGCAGAATTAACCCAACTCTATGAGGAATTCTTTTCCTCAGCATCAGAGACGTTAACAAAGGGTGGATTTCTGGTCTTCGCAACAGACTCACGATTCAATTTTATAGATAAATTAAAGGAAAATAGTTTTATTATAAAAGGTCTACATTACTTATACTCACATAAGAGTTTAACAAGGGCAATTTACGTGGTGCAGAAAAAGTGA
- the prs gene encoding ribose-phosphate diphosphokinase, with amino-acid sequence MIIIGGSATNGIDESLSKILSIPLVKVENKIFPDGESYIRVPSSIRDEEVLLVQTTDYPQDKHLIELFLIAETIRDLGAKKLTAIVPYLAYSRQDRRFKDGEAISIKTILHILSEVGVNTLVVVEPHKPEELSYFKGELKIVHPYHQIARKIKEIIEDPFILAPDRGALDRARKIAEEINAPYSYIEKERDRTTGEVRIKEAPNINLKGKDVVIIDDIISTGGTIVQATRLAYSLGAKSVTAAAIHLLLVGGAKERLREVGVKTLIGTNTINVNDKDIITIDVSQSIALSL; translated from the coding sequence ATGATAATAATAGGTGGATCAGCCACTAATGGAATAGACGAAAGCTTATCAAAAATATTATCCATACCTTTAGTAAAAGTGGAAAACAAAATATTTCCCGATGGGGAATCTTACATAAGAGTACCCTCTTCAATAAGAGATGAAGAAGTATTATTAGTACAGACAACAGATTACCCACAAGATAAACATCTAATAGAACTATTTCTAATTGCAGAAACAATAAGGGATCTAGGAGCTAAAAAACTGACTGCTATAGTACCATACTTAGCATATAGTAGACAAGACAGAAGATTCAAAGATGGAGAAGCAATTAGCATAAAAACAATCTTACATATACTGAGCGAAGTAGGAGTTAACACTTTAGTAGTAGTAGAACCACATAAGCCAGAAGAGTTATCGTACTTTAAAGGGGAACTTAAGATAGTCCATCCTTATCATCAAATTGCGAGAAAAATAAAAGAAATTATCGAAGACCCATTCATATTGGCACCGGATAGAGGAGCATTAGATAGAGCTAGAAAAATCGCTGAGGAAATTAATGCTCCGTACTCTTATATCGAAAAGGAAAGGGATAGAACAACGGGTGAAGTCAGAATAAAAGAGGCGCCAAATATTAACCTAAAAGGTAAAGATGTAGTTATAATAGACGATATAATTAGCACAGGGGGCACCATAGTACAAGCTACACGCTTAGCCTATTCATTAGGTGCTAAAAGCGTTACAGCAGCAGCAATTCACCTATTGCTAGTAGGAGGTGCAAAAGAGAGATTAAGAGAGGTGGGAGTAAAAACGTTAATAGGAACAAATACCATCAATGTAAATGATAAAGATATAATAACTATAGACGTTTCACAATCAATAGCACTAAGCTTATGA
- a CDS encoding ATP/GTP-binding protein, with translation MYYVFILGTAGSGKTTLTKNLQDYLLDQEMDTAVINLDPAVEHLPYTPDFDVRDYVDAYEVMQNYHLGPNSSLIASIDLILTKASEIKSEIDQIEANYVLVDTPGQIELFAYRDTGRLISQLIRGNNKALGLFLLDSFLAKEARSFISLLLLSSSIKFRLDLPIINILNKIDLLTEKELEQILAWGDNAENLIDELGRLDEYSLELVNLLIESLSYNLIPMSSEEGKGFNELYAEIQRVIAGGEDYLTEESNPKL, from the coding sequence ATGTACTATGTTTTTATACTTGGAACTGCGGGATCAGGAAAGACAACCTTGACAAAAAATTTACAAGATTATTTACTTGATCAAGAGATGGATACGGCAGTAATAAACTTGGATCCAGCGGTTGAACACTTACCTTATACCCCCGATTTTGATGTTAGAGATTATGTTGACGCATATGAGGTGATGCAAAACTATCATTTAGGGCCTAATTCTAGTTTAATAGCATCTATTGATTTAATTTTGACTAAGGCGTCTGAGATCAAATCGGAAATCGATCAAATTGAAGCTAATTATGTACTAGTTGATACACCTGGACAAATAGAGCTATTTGCGTATAGGGATACTGGTAGGCTAATTTCCCAGTTAATTAGAGGAAATAATAAGGCATTGGGACTATTTCTTCTAGACTCTTTTTTAGCTAAGGAAGCTAGAAGTTTTATATCCTTATTACTTCTTTCAAGTTCCATAAAATTTAGGTTGGACTTACCGATTATCAATATACTTAATAAGATAGATCTTCTGACAGAAAAGGAGTTAGAGCAGATATTGGCGTGGGGAGATAATGCTGAGAATTTGATTGACGAGTTGGGTAGGTTAGATGAGTATTCCCTTGAGCTAGTTAATTTATTAATAGAAAGCTTGTCTTATAACCTAATTCCCATGTCATCAGAAGAGGGCAAGGGATTTAACGAACTCTACGCTGAAATTCAAAGAGTAATAGCTGGTGGTGAGGATTATTTAACTGAAGAGTCTAATCCTAAGTTATAA
- the pcn2 gene encoding DNA polymerase sliding clamp Pcn2, giving the protein MKAKVIDAVSFSYILRTVGDFLSEANFIVTKEGIRVSGIDPSRVVFLDIFLPSSYFEGFEVSQEKEIIGFKLEDVNDILKRVLKDDTLILSSNESKLTLTFDGEFTRSFELPLIQVESTQPPSVNLEFPFKAQLLTITFADIIDELSDLGEVLNIHSKENKLYFEVIGDLSTAKVELSTDNGTLLEASGADVSSSYGMEYVANTTKMRRASDSMELYFGSQIPLKLRFKLPQEGYGDFYIAPRAD; this is encoded by the coding sequence ATGAAAGCTAAGGTAATTGACGCTGTCTCATTCTCTTATATATTAAGAACTGTGGGTGACTTCTTGAGTGAAGCCAACTTTATTGTTACTAAGGAGGGTATAAGAGTTAGCGGAATTGATCCTTCAAGAGTAGTTTTTCTAGATATATTTCTCCCATCGAGTTACTTTGAGGGATTTGAAGTTAGTCAAGAGAAGGAAATAATAGGGTTTAAGTTAGAGGATGTAAATGATATACTAAAACGTGTTTTAAAGGACGATACGTTAATACTATCCTCGAACGAATCTAAATTAACACTTACTTTTGATGGAGAATTCACTAGATCTTTCGAGCTTCCATTAATTCAAGTTGAATCTACACAGCCGCCTTCAGTCAATTTAGAGTTTCCATTTAAGGCTCAACTACTCACTATAACTTTTGCGGATATAATTGACGAGTTATCTGATTTAGGTGAAGTTTTGAATATACACTCCAAGGAGAATAAACTTTATTTTGAAGTTATTGGAGACCTCTCCACTGCAAAAGTAGAGTTGTCAACGGATAACGGTACGTTATTAGAAGCTTCTGGCGCAGATGTCAGTAGCAGTTATGGGATGGAATACGTTGCGAATACAACTAAAATGAGAAGAGCTTCCGATTCAATGGAATTGTATTTTGGTTCTCAAATTCCTTTGAAGCTTCGATTTAAATTACCGCAGGAAGGCTATGGGGACTTTTACATTGCACCAAGGGCAGACTAA
- the priS gene encoding DNA primase small subunit PriS, producing MGTFTLHQGQTNLIKSFFRNYYLNAELELPKDMELREFALQPFGSDTYVRHLSFSSSEELRDYLVNRNLPLHLFYSSARYQLPSARNMEEKAWMGSDLLFDIDADHLCKLRSIRFCPVCGNAVVSEKCERDNVETLEYVEMTSECIKRGLEQTRNLVEILEDDFGLKPKVYFSGNRGFHVQVDCYGNCALLDSDERKEIAEYVMGIGVPGYPGGSENAPGWVGRKNRGINGVTIDEQVTIDVKRLIRIPNSLHGKSGLIVKRVPNLDDFEFNETLSPFTGYTIFLPYITIETEVLGSIIKLNRGIPIKIKSSIGIYLHLRNLGEVKAYVR from the coding sequence ATGGGGACTTTTACATTGCACCAAGGGCAGACTAATCTAATAAAGAGTTTTTTTAGGAACTACTATTTAAATGCGGAATTGGAATTGCCAAAGGATATGGAATTAAGGGAGTTTGCTCTCCAACCATTTGGCTCAGACACCTACGTAAGGCATCTTTCCTTCTCTTCTAGCGAAGAATTAAGGGACTACTTAGTTAACAGAAATTTACCACTTCATTTATTTTACTCTTCAGCTAGGTATCAGTTACCGAGCGCTAGAAATATGGAGGAGAAAGCTTGGATGGGGTCCGATTTGTTATTTGATATAGATGCTGATCACCTATGCAAATTAAGGTCAATTAGGTTTTGTCCAGTTTGTGGTAATGCCGTAGTTTCTGAGAAATGTGAGAGAGATAACGTAGAGACTTTAGAGTATGTTGAGATGACTAGCGAGTGTATAAAAAGGGGTTTAGAACAGACTAGAAACTTGGTTGAAATTCTTGAGGATGACTTCGGATTAAAACCTAAGGTTTACTTTTCTGGAAATAGAGGTTTTCACGTACAAGTCGATTGTTATGGTAATTGTGCATTATTAGATTCTGATGAAAGGAAAGAAATTGCCGAGTACGTCATGGGTATTGGTGTTCCAGGCTACCCTGGTGGTAGTGAAAATGCTCCGGGATGGGTTGGAAGGAAAAATCGCGGTATAAATGGGGTTACTATTGATGAGCAAGTCACTATTGATGTTAAGAGGCTAATTAGGATTCCAAATTCTCTACATGGGAAATCTGGATTAATTGTTAAGAGAGTACCTAATTTGGATGATTTTGAATTTAATGAGACTTTATCTCCATTTACGGGATATACGATATTTTTGCCGTATATTACTATAGAGACTGAGGTTTTAGGTAGTATCATTAAGTTAAATAGGGGTATACCAATTAAGATTAAATCTAGTATTGGGATTTATCTTCATTTGAGAAACTTGGGTGAGGTAAAGGCTTATGTTAGATGA